CTACTTCGTTTTCTTGCAATTGGAACACACATTTATGACGACATTAAACAACCAAAACGATAAGCCGGGTAAACAGTTGACTGTGACAAAACGCAATCAAATTAAGCGGGTACCTCAACGCGGACATTACGAATCTCAAGTAATCTATGAAATTTTAGATGAAGGGTTAGTTTGCCACGTAGGGTTTGTTGTAGATAACCAGCCCTATGTTATTCCAACTGCTTACGGTCGAGTTGGAGACGAACTGTATATCCATGGTTCTCCTGCAAGTCGCATGCTTCGTTCTTTAATTCATGGTATCGAAGTTTGTGTTACAGTGACTTTACTAGATGGGTTAGTTCTAGCACGATCTGCATTTCACCACTCTATGAATTACCGTTCTGTCGTCATATTTGGTACGGCGACTCTCGTACAAGATACACAACAGAAGTTAGAAGCATTAAAAGCTTTTACCGAGCATATTGTACCGAAACGATGGGCAGAGGTACGACAACCCAATCATCAGGAATTAGAGGGAACTTTAGTGCTTTCCTTGCCCATAACAGAAGCTTCTGCCAAGGTGCGAACAGGACCACCAAAAGATGATGAGGTGGATTATACTTTACCCGTTTGGGCTGGTGTTTTGCCTTTAAAACTAGTCACAGGAGATGCAGTTCCAGACTCACGTTTGGATACTGAAGTGTCTTTACCAAATTATGTGCAAAAATTACGAGATAGCTAGAGATGTAAACGCACTGTTTCTTAAATCGGTCACATAACGCCTGAGTAGAAGCTTCAATAATTGATAGAAATTGCGTATCACATAACTGATACGCAATTGACATATCTCGGTCAAGATAATTATAGATAGAATATGAGAGCAGGAATATGGTTAATGTCAGAAATAGTTCAGGAGGTAATAGATACTGACATTGTAGGTGTAATTA
This genomic interval from Scytonema hofmannii PCC 7110 contains the following:
- a CDS encoding pyridoxamine 5'-phosphate oxidase family protein; the encoded protein is MTTLNNQNDKPGKQLTVTKRNQIKRVPQRGHYESQVIYEILDEGLVCHVGFVVDNQPYVIPTAYGRVGDELYIHGSPASRMLRSLIHGIEVCVTVTLLDGLVLARSAFHHSMNYRSVVIFGTATLVQDTQQKLEALKAFTEHIVPKRWAEVRQPNHQELEGTLVLSLPITEASAKVRTGPPKDDEVDYTLPVWAGVLPLKLVTGDAVPDSRLDTEVSLPNYVQKLRDS